In Chrysoperla carnea chromosome 2, inChrCarn1.1, whole genome shotgun sequence, the following proteins share a genomic window:
- the LOC123292978 gene encoding uncharacterized protein LOC123292978 has translation MPTSQEKAASDLQVLVARRERYFQSIQQAFDLIPRLKDLNICRQFKARCKTLDKAYSEFDAVQNKILETNALAAVENRISDVLASSQAFDDLFYAVRAAEASWPEPQTVSTPSAPTIKPKLPHITLPTFDGTYEKFDSFKSLFDTLIHNQGHLSTIEKYSYLRSSVSGTALTAIQGLPFAENSYETAYKTLVTRFTNKRVIASNVCQKLFSVKPFTQESQLKGFLEDFNVQVEALNNLALTSVSDFLISFMALRLLDPQTRQAFEDTRANDPTVPTYADIRKFVEGRIATCEVINSSSAKTNYPKPMGSMKVPVKRAMVAHASPPLKPSVQSTSSKPADLSHTCPCCAKSHRVVECNQFGNMTISQRYDVLRKKLLCFSCFGPHARSTCSSKFSCRHCGSKAHHTMLHNDSKANIPPISSASEPTVALSGNIMPSPSVHQHKQILLGTAIVSIPDVFGHHHDVRVLIDPGSMINIISQSLKDRLTLPMTASNIRISGIGSGKPQPAKGTVVCTVNSKHSPFSITVEAAVLPTIATKIPAVPVVQNIVNKLSQLQLADPQFYSPASVEMLIGAQHYANLLTSEPVVPGHPSLVPSMFGTLVMGECPSMSSNEYQSYWIMHSDTDLSYQLQKFWEVEELPVETPLNPEDVKCEEHFVKTHRRDSDGAYIVRLPFRNGEAPELGDNRVSALNRLTKLEKRLEKQPTFKDLYHANLQDYLSSGHMVLAEKNSSYVLTHHGVTKDSSTTKVRVVFNPAEKTNATFPSLNETLLAGPKLQNSINDIILNFRLHRVAITGDVKQMYRAIKLDARDSKFQQILWRFDPSQPVQQYEITRVCFGITSSPYHALRVMKQLIQDEGFKYPTAAKVLETDMYIDDVCTGASSIAEARQLRVDLSALLSTAGFELRKWASSHAAVLSDLPHEYKEKPHKFGDIETIQVLGIQWISEDDVFCYRIETIPNCTTKRQVLSQIARTYDLPGFLGPVVIWMKILMQKIWLQGIDWDDPLPSRMIDQWSQFAKEMPCLQTIKIPRDILDTYIHPPELVGFSDASSSAMAAAVYLRVVYRTLPSQWFHVPTADNPADIASRGCMPSQLVNHKLWWSGPDFLREDFSLWPSQEVASVPDLPDLKEVGPSLIGHVTGGDDGVVLLLERFSSLKTHEQVSHHGIKDYRTVDEGAKSNLIT, from the exons atgccTACTAGTCAGGAAAAAGCGGCTTCCGATCTCCAGGTTTTAGTTGCCAGGCGGGAACGATATTTTCAAAGTATACAACAAGCGTTCGATTTAATTCCACGTTTGAAAGATTTAAACATATGCAGGCAATTTAAAGCAAGATGTAAAACGTTGGACAAAGCATATTCCGAATTCGATGCCGTtcagaataaaatattagaaacaaaCGCCTTAGCAGCTGTCGAAAATCGAATATCAGACGTTTTAGCATCCTCACAGGCATTTGACGATTTGTTCTATGCTGTTAGAGCTGCGGAGGCTTCTTGGCCTGAACCACAAACCGTTTCAACTCCTTCCGCCCCAACAATCAAACCAAAATTGCCTCATATCACTCTGCCGACATTTGATGGGACTTATGAAAAGTTTGATTCATTTAAATCGTTATTTGATACATTGATTCATAATCAAGGCCATCTCTCAACAATTGAAAAGTATAGCTATCTACGTTCTTCCGTCTCCGGCACTGCTCTGACTGCCATACAAGGTCTACCATTTGCGGAAAATTCCTATGAAACTGCCTACAAAACTTTAGTCACTAGATTCACAAACAAAAGAGTtattgcatctaatgtgtgtcaGAAGCTATTTTCTGTGAAACCCTTTACGCAAGAAAGTCAACTTAAAGGATTTTTAGAAGATTTTAATGTTCAAGTGGAAGCTTTAAACAACCTTGCTTTAACTAGTGTTTCGGATTTTCTTATTTCGTTCATGGCTCTTAGGCTGCTTGATCCTCAAACACGTCAAGCTTTTGAGGATACAAGAGCTAACGATCCTACTGTACCAACTTATGCCGATATCCGTAAATTTGTAGAAGGGCGTATTGCTACATGTGAGGTAATTAACTCTTCGTCAGCAAAGACAAATTACCCTAAGCCGATGGGTTCTATGAAAGTTCCAGTTAAAAGAGCCATGGTTGCTCATGCTTCTCCTCCGCTGAAGCCTAGTGTGCAATCAACCTCTTCCAAGCCTGCAGATTTGAGCCACACCTGTCCATGTTGTGCTAAATCTCACCGAGTCGTAGAATGCAATCAGTTTGGTAATATGACTATTTCGCAACGCTATGATGTTTTacgtaaaaaacttttatgcttTTCCTGTTTTGGACCACACGCTCGATCGACATGTTCTTCTAAATTTTCATGCAGACATTGTGGTTCCAAAGCCCATCATACCATGCTTCATAATGATAGTAAAGCCAATATTCCTCCTATATCATCTGCCAGTGAACCTACCGTTGCACTGTCAGGTAATATTATGCCTTCGCCGTCTGTACATCAGCATAAGCAAATTCTATTGGGAACTGCTATAGTTAGTATTCCTGATGTATTTGGTCATCATCATGATGTCCGAGTTTTAATCGATCCAGGAAGTATGATCAATATTATTTCTCAATCACTAAAGGATCGCCTTACTTTACCAATGACAGCGTCTAACATTCGCATCTCGGGTATAGGATCCGGGAAACCCCAACCAGCCAAAGGTACTGTTGTTTGTACTGTCAACTCAAAACATAGTCCGTTCTCTATCACCGTTGAAGCGGCTGTGTTACCAACCATAGCAACTAAAATTCCTGCCGTCCCAGTTGTACAAAATATTGTCAATAAACTTTCTCAGCTACAACTTGCCGATCCTCAGTTTTATAGCCCTGCTTCGGTTGAGATGCTCATCGGAGCACAACATTACGCCAACCTTCTGACTTCGGAACCTGTAGTTCCAGGTCATCCCTCTCTGGTTCCATCCATGTTCGGAACACTTGTCATGGGTGAATGTCCATCGATGTCATCGAATGAGTATCAATCATATTGGATAATGCACTCTGACACAGACCTTTCGTACCAGTTACAGAAGTTTTGGGAAGTTGAAGAATTGCCTGTCGAAACTCCGTTAAACCCAGAAGATGTTAAGTGTGAGGAACACTTTGTCAAAACTCATCGCCGTGATTCCGATGGAGCTTATATTGTACGATTGCCATTTCGTAATGGTGAAGCTCCGGAGCTAGGTGATAACCGTGTCTCTGCACTAAATCGTCTAACTAAATTAGAAAAACGTTTAGAAAAACAGCCTACGTTTAAAGATTTGTACCATGCAAATCTTCAAGATTACCTCAGTTCTGGTCACATGGTACTTGCCGAGAAGAACTCGTCTTATGTTTTGACCCATCATGGAGTTACGAAAGATAGCTCCACAACTAAAGTTAGAGTTGTATTTAACCCTGCTGAGAAAACCAATGCCACCTTCCCTTCTTTAAATGAGACTTTATTAGCCGGTCCTAAGCTTCAAAACAGTATTAacgatattattttgaatttccgCTTGCACCGAGTTGCTATCACAGGAGATGTAAAACAAATGTATAGAgccatcaaattggatgcaAGAGATAGTAAGTTTCAGCAGATATTGTGGCGTTTCGATCCCTCTCAACCTGTACAACAGTATGAGATAACCCGTGTTTGTTTTGGCATTACTAGCTCGCCTTACCATGCCCTCCGTGTGatgaaacaattaattcaagACGAAGGATTTAAATATCCGACTGCTGCTAAAGTTCTAGAAACTGACATGTATATCGATGATGTGTGTACCGGAGCTTCCTCCATTGCTGAGGCCCGTCAGCTACGTGTCGACTTATCTGCTTTGTTATCGACGGCTGGGTTTGAGTTAAGAAAATGGGCAAGCTCTCATGCCGCCGTTCTAAGTGACCTACCTCACGAATATAAGGAAAAGCCTCACAAATTTGGTGACATTGAAACTATTCAAGTTCTTGGAATTCAATGGATATCTGAGGATGATGTATTTTGCTATCGAATTGAAACCATCCCTAATTGCACCACTAAACGCcaagttttatcacaaattgCCCGTACCTATGATTTACCAGGATTTTTGGGACCTGTAGTTATCTGGATGAAGATATTAATGCAAAAAATCTGGCTACAAGGAATCGACTGGGATGATCCCTTACCGTCTCGTATGATTGATCAATGGAGTCAGTTTGCCAAAGAAATGCCTTGCCTTCAAACCATCAAAATTCCACGTGATATTCTCGACACTTACATTCATCCACCCGAGCTTGTTGGGTTTTCTGATGCCTCTAGCTCTGCAATGGCTGCTGCTGTCTATTTGCGAGTCGTTT ATCGGACTTTACCATCTCAATGGTTCCATGTTCCAACAGCTGATAACCCTGCCGATATTGCCAGTCGTGGCTGTATGCCAAGTCAGCTTGTAAACCATAAGTTGTGGTGGTCAGGTCCCGATTTTTTGCGCGAAGATTTTTCTTTATGGCCAAGCCAAGAAGTAGCCTCGGTTCCTGACCTGCCCGACCTAAAAGAGGTTGGCCCATCATTGATAGGCCATGTTACAGGTGGAGATGATGGTGTTGTTCTTCTTCTAGAACGTTTCTCATCTCTT